In Struthio camelus isolate bStrCam1 chromosome 4, bStrCam1.hap1, whole genome shotgun sequence, a genomic segment contains:
- the LOC138067266 gene encoding collectin-12-like isoform X2: MRVHQPQAAVTAAPGGLTERVAPGAPRAQQGAGAVPAERRLLGGSNPRGSASQPGKAMEEPDLYENVGMKQPFCLRKAAAPGSAAAWRRALGTALALATVLALGASLAAVGALYARAERELRAARAAAAGASALPGCALDAASHGPRGGGAAPGGAPSCADRLGRLVQRLSNGWKYHDGKIYYFSSDLKSWQDAEDFCVSEQSHLTSVTSREQQEYLVRNAGDKGHWIGLTDLGTEGTWRWVDGTEYRQNMSFWAPQQPDNWDDGSGSGEDCAHLQPEDSNLWNDKSCSTPLHWICEKRLDVAGL, from the exons ATGCGGGTTCACCAGCCGCAGGCAGCAGTAACTGCTGCCCCGGGGGGCCTGACGGAGCGGGTGGCTCCCGGGGCACCGCGGGCGCAGCAGGGCGCTGGGGCCGTGCCAGCCGAGCGCAG GCTCCTAGGAGGAAGCAACCCACGGGGCTCCGCTTCGCAGCCGGGGAAGGCGATGGAGGAGCCAGATCTTTACGAGAACGTGGGAATGAAACAACCATTTTGTCTGCGTAAAG CAGCGGctcccggctcggcggcggcgtgGCGCCGGGCGCTGGGCACCGCGCTGGCCCTGGCCACCGTGCTGGCTCTGGGCGCCTCGCTGGCGGCCGTCGGCGCCCTCT ACGCGCGGGCCGAGCGGGagctgcgggcggcgcgggccgcggccgccggagcCTCGGCGCTGCCCGGCTGCGCCCTCGACGCCGCCTCGCACG ggccgcggggcggcggcgccgcgccgggcggagcGCCGAGCTGCGCGGACCGGCTGG GGCGATTGGTGCAGCGTCTTTCCAACGGCTGGAAGTACCACGACGGGAAGATCTACTATTTTTCCAGCGACCTCAAGTCCTGGCAAGACGCAGAGGATTTCTGTGTGTCAGAGCAATCTCACCTGACCTCCGTCaccagccgggagcagcag GAATACCTCGTCAGGAACGCGGGGGATAAAGGGCACTGGATTGGCCTGACGGACCTGGGCACCGAAGGCACCTGGCGCTGGGTGGACGGCACGGAGTACAGGCAAAACATGAG TTTCTGGGCACCACAACAGCCGGACAACTGGGATGATGGATCCGGATCGGGAGAGGACTGCGCCCACCTGCAGCCAGAGGACTCCAACCTGTGGAACGACAAGAGCTGCAGCACGCCGCTGCACTGGATCTGCGAGAAGCGCTTGGATGTGGCCGGGCTGTGA
- the LOC138067266 gene encoding collectin-12-like isoform X1 — MRVHQPQAAVTAAPGGLTERVAPGAPRAQQGAGAVPAERRLLGGSNPRGSASQPGKAMEEPDLYENVGMKQPFCLRKGRVALLSAAAAPGSAAAWRRALGTALALATVLALGASLAAVGALYARAERELRAARAAAAGASALPGCALDAASHGPRGGGAAPGGAPSCADRLGRLVQRLSNGWKYHDGKIYYFSSDLKSWQDAEDFCVSEQSHLTSVTSREQQEYLVRNAGDKGHWIGLTDLGTEGTWRWVDGTEYRQNMSFWAPQQPDNWDDGSGSGEDCAHLQPEDSNLWNDKSCSTPLHWICEKRLDVAGL, encoded by the exons ATGCGGGTTCACCAGCCGCAGGCAGCAGTAACTGCTGCCCCGGGGGGCCTGACGGAGCGGGTGGCTCCCGGGGCACCGCGGGCGCAGCAGGGCGCTGGGGCCGTGCCAGCCGAGCGCAG GCTCCTAGGAGGAAGCAACCCACGGGGCTCCGCTTCGCAGCCGGGGAAGGCGATGGAGGAGCCAGATCTTTACGAGAACGTGGGAATGAAACAACCATTTTGTCTGCGTAAAG GGCGCGTGGCGCTTCTCTCCGCAGCAGCGGctcccggctcggcggcggcgtgGCGCCGGGCGCTGGGCACCGCGCTGGCCCTGGCCACCGTGCTGGCTCTGGGCGCCTCGCTGGCGGCCGTCGGCGCCCTCT ACGCGCGGGCCGAGCGGGagctgcgggcggcgcgggccgcggccgccggagcCTCGGCGCTGCCCGGCTGCGCCCTCGACGCCGCCTCGCACG ggccgcggggcggcggcgccgcgccgggcggagcGCCGAGCTGCGCGGACCGGCTGG GGCGATTGGTGCAGCGTCTTTCCAACGGCTGGAAGTACCACGACGGGAAGATCTACTATTTTTCCAGCGACCTCAAGTCCTGGCAAGACGCAGAGGATTTCTGTGTGTCAGAGCAATCTCACCTGACCTCCGTCaccagccgggagcagcag GAATACCTCGTCAGGAACGCGGGGGATAAAGGGCACTGGATTGGCCTGACGGACCTGGGCACCGAAGGCACCTGGCGCTGGGTGGACGGCACGGAGTACAGGCAAAACATGAG TTTCTGGGCACCACAACAGCCGGACAACTGGGATGATGGATCCGGATCGGGAGAGGACTGCGCCCACCTGCAGCCAGAGGACTCCAACCTGTGGAACGACAAGAGCTGCAGCACGCCGCTGCACTGGATCTGCGAGAAGCGCTTGGATGTGGCCGGGCTGTGA